One Punica granatum isolate Tunisia-2019 chromosome 3, ASM765513v2, whole genome shotgun sequence genomic window carries:
- the LOC116200197 gene encoding protein PAF1 homolog, producing the protein MASYRPYPQQSSFVPPPNQNSLPPPPHPPPPRGQYSRGWGYGSSGGGSGSGSDASSNYQMPPNSNYHHQPYNSSSRPPQQPPPPPHYSYAPPPPPPPPPDSSYPPPPPPPPSQPPPMYYPSSSQYSQYTSQTEPPQPPPPPPSPPPSSSIPPPPPPSSPPPPPPAQSKESSAPGRRPYDHDKGAVPRERESGRLSHGASVKQPMKPPAPGVKRPNGNSVRMETEEERRLRKKREYEKLRQEEKHRQQLKEHNSVLQKTQTQNMSSGKGHGSIVGSRMGDKRATPLLSSERNENRLKKPTTFLCKMKFRNELPDPSAQMKLMSMKKDKDRFTKYTITSLEKMWKPQLYVEPDLGIPLDLLDLSVYNPPSVKPPLAPEDEELLRDDDVVTPIKKDGIRKKDRPTDKGVSWLVKTQYISPLSLDSAKLSLTEKQAKELRELKGGRNILDNLNNRERQIKDIEASFEACKSRPVHATNKNLYPVEVLPLFPDFDRYNDQFVLATFDNAPTADSENYSKLDLAVRDEHESRAIMKSYMANGSDPAHPEKFLAYMVPCTDELAKDMLDEEEDINYSWAREYNWDVRGDDADDPTTYFVSFDDDAARYVPLPTKLTLRKKRAKEGRSTDEVEHFPVPASITVRQRPTVTAIELKESGVYSNSKGKAKMTRGMDDDEGLESPERYAERYARPQEMMEEQSSGAEEYSD; encoded by the exons ATGGCCTCCTACAGGCCGTATCCTCAGCAGTCATCGTTTGTTCCTCCCCCGAACCAGAACTCTCTTCCCCCGCCACCGCATCCACCCCCGCCGAGAGGTCAGTATTCACGTGGCTGGGGTTACGGCAGCAGCGGCGGTGGCAGCGGCAGCGGCAGCGATGCGTCTTCTAATTACCAAATGCCGCCCAATTCGAATTACCATCACCAGCCCTATAATTCTTCTTCGAGACCACCCCAACAgcctccgccgccgccgcaTTACTCATATGCTCCGCCACCTCCCCCTCCGCCTCCACCAGATTCTTCGTATCCACCTCCACCCCCGCCACCGCCTTCGCAACCTCCACCCATGTACTATCCCTCTTCTTCTCAATACTCGCAATACACTTCCCAAACGGAGCCGCCACAGCCGCCGCCTCCCCCTCCGTCCCCACCCCCTAGCTCTTCGATCCCTCCCCCACCTCCCCCAAGTTCACCACCTCCGCCTCCACCTGCACAGAGTAAAGAGAGCAGTGCACCCGGCAGGAGGCCGTATGATCATGACAAGGGAGCGGTACCTAGGGAGCGAGAATCAGGGCGGTTGAGTCACGGTGCTTCTGTCAAACAGCCAATGAAGCCCCCAGCTCCTGGGGTGAAAAGGCCTAATGGGAATTCGGTGAGGATGGAAACTGAGGAAGAAAGGCGgttgaggaagaagagagagtaTGAGAAGCTAAGGCAGGAGGAGAAGCATAGACAGCAGTTAAAGGAGCACAATTCGGTCTTACAAAAGACTCAGACGCAGAACATGTCTTCTGGGAAAGGCCACGGTTCAATTGTTGGATCCCGTATGGGTGACAAGCGAGCAACTCCATTGCTGAGCAGTGAGAGGAATGAAAATAGGTTAAAAAAGCCAACTACCTTCTTGTGCAAAATGAA ATTCCGAAATGAACTTCCAGACCCAAGTGCTCAGATGAAGCTTATGTCTATGAAGAAAGATAAAGACCG ATTTACTAAATATACCATCACATCCCTGGAGAAGATGTGGAAGCCTCAGCTGTATGTTGAGCCAGATCTTGGAATACCACTTGATCTGCTTGATCTTAGTGTCTACAA CCCTCCATCTGTAAAGCCACCCCTTGCTCCTGAAGATGAAGAATTGCTGCGAGATGATGATGTGGTGACCCCAATAAAGAAGGACGGCATCAGAAAGAAAGATAGGCCTACCGATAAGGGCGTTTCTTGGCTTGTGAAAACACAATACATTTCTCCTCTTAGTTTGGATTCAGCAAAGCTG TCTTTAACTGAGAAACAAGCCAAGGAATTGCGAGAGCTGAAAGGAGGCCGCAACATTTTGGACAATCTTAATAACAG GGAAAGACAGATTAAGGACATTGAGGCATCATTTGAGGCCTGTAAATCCCGCCCAGTGCATGCTACTAACAAAAATCTCTATCCAGTTGAAGTTTTGCCCCTTTTTCCTGATTTTGATCG GTACAATGATCAATTTGTCCTGGCAACATTTGACAATGCTCCTACAGCTGATTCAGAAAATTACAGTAAGCTGGACCTTGCTGTTCGTGATGAACACGAATCAAGG GCCATTATGAAGAGTTACATGGCAAATGGCTCTGATCCAGCCCATCCAGAGAAGTTTTTGGCATACATGGTCCCATGTACTGATGAG TTAGCCAAAGATATGCTTGATGAAGAGGAAGATATCAACTATTCCTGGGCCAGAGAGTACAATTGGGAT GTACGGGGTGATGATGCCGATGACCCCACAACATATTTCGTGTCATTTGATGATGATGCGGCTCGCTATGTG CCTCTTCCAACGAAGCTCACTCTGAGGAAGAAGAGGGCCAAGGAGGGAAGATCCACTGATGAAGTGGAGCACTTCCCAGTGCCTGCCTCCATCACCGTGAGGCAGCGGCCCACTGTCACTGCAATCGAGCTAAAGGAGTCGGGG GTTTATTCGAATTCAAAGGGGAAAGCAAAGATGACGAGGGGAATGGATGATGATGAGGGGCTCGAGTCGCCAGAAAGGTATGCAGAAAGGTATGCGCGGCCTCAAGAGATGATGGAGGAGCAATCCAGTGGAGCTGAGGAGTATTCCGACTAG